From Paenibacillus graminis, a single genomic window includes:
- a CDS encoding substrate-binding domain-containing protein — translation MKKLGLVYVLLIGLFLIYVLNYKLHPDPADPWETAGLRGNIEDKYVMVTFQSGIDYWKSVLKGFEDAAEELNVSVEYHGSTQHNASEQMTVLEQTIAKKPAGIAISAVNSKLLTATINKAVESGIPVVLFDSGAPDSKAYSFLGTDNFNAGAEAARKMAELTGGKGSVAIITTPDQHNHQERTGGFSHTIRSEFPEMKLVSVKDGHGDQVASRQAAEELLSQYPKLEGIFATESNGGIGVAEAVQAQKGSGSTLQIISFDTDKGTLDLVKEGRIAATMAQGTWNMGYWSLTELFRLHRDLQEDPDAYEGSKPLPVPDKVDTGIDVVTRANVDNYYAK, via the coding sequence TTGAAAAAGCTGGGGCTTGTCTATGTGCTGCTGATTGGCCTTTTCCTGATTTATGTGTTGAATTATAAGCTGCACCCTGATCCTGCAGACCCATGGGAAACCGCCGGCCTGCGCGGCAATATTGAAGATAAATACGTGATGGTTACGTTCCAGAGCGGCATCGATTACTGGAAAAGCGTGCTGAAAGGCTTTGAGGATGCGGCAGAGGAGCTGAACGTATCTGTCGAATACCACGGCTCTACCCAGCATAATGCCAGTGAGCAGATGACGGTGCTGGAGCAGACAATTGCCAAAAAGCCTGCGGGAATCGCTATTTCAGCGGTGAATTCCAAGCTGCTGACGGCGACGATCAACAAAGCGGTGGAGAGCGGGATTCCGGTGGTGCTGTTTGACTCAGGGGCCCCGGACAGCAAAGCTTATTCTTTTCTGGGTACGGATAACTTCAATGCCGGGGCCGAAGCAGCGCGTAAAATGGCTGAGCTCACCGGCGGCAAAGGTAGCGTAGCCATCATTACAACCCCTGACCAGCATAACCATCAGGAACGCACCGGTGGATTCAGCCACACGATCCGCAGTGAATTTCCGGAAATGAAGCTGGTTTCGGTCAAGGACGGCCACGGAGACCAGGTGGCTTCCAGGCAGGCGGCAGAGGAGCTGTTGTCCCAGTATCCTAAGCTAGAAGGGATTTTTGCCACGGAGTCAAATGGCGGAATAGGCGTGGCCGAAGCGGTGCAGGCGCAGAAGGGGAGCGGTTCAACGCTGCAGATCATCAGCTTCGATACGGATAAGGGGACCCTCGACCTTGTAAAAGAAGGCAGAATTGCCGCGACTATGGCGCAAGGCACCTGGAATATGGGCTATTGGTCCCTGACCGAGCTGTTCCGTTTGCACCGTGATTTACAGGAAGATCCTGACGCCTATGAAGGCAGCAAGCCGCTGCCGGTGCCGGACAAGGTAGATACAGGGATTGATGTGGTGACCCGGGCTAATGTGGACAATTACTATGCCAAGTAG
- a CDS encoding cache domain-containing sensor histidine kinase yields the protein MRKSGLNMEKLKLNNLPIRYKLIIHFLLISILPSIGLGLLIGWTVDRNVEERTNENTVQLIGKVNAALENEVENLQKITYLISFDPGVQAFLNGSIQDPVQAVKWAAGGEPAEYNIRKFLQGFTTLSSEIAGIMLVNREGDFISNEMYTRPGTLVTDEAWYREAAANKGIFKIIGHPYGRAVMSHVDYKESEVVSAVRAIIDPETQVVQGVVLVDLKLRVIAETARDVTLGKTGYLTVVDGSGEMIYAPQHPIMKTIPEGLFTETSGITSGTVAGRKLQLIYRTSPFTGWTTMGVFPMEESAFGVREITFNVVTFVFIVCMLGMTASFYLAYSISRPIGQLASFMSKAQSGDLTIRYWGSRSDEIGLLGRSFNSMLAQIARLLSLTELQARQKREAELRSLQAHIKPHFLYNTLDTIHWMARSKGAEDIAEVVQSLSKLFRLGLSKGSDLVPLSDELEHMVSYLKIQQVRYSSKLAYSIEVEPQLHELYVLKLLLQPIVENAIYHGIKERRGPGHISIEVVQQEGDLCLTVRDDGAGITPERLSILKERLAAVGRNTGEAAEIEQPMPGSAGSGYGILNVQARIRLTYGEPYGLEIESERGAGTVVTVRHPVVHNSYPDN from the coding sequence ATGCGCAAGAGTGGCCTGAACATGGAGAAGCTGAAGCTGAACAACCTGCCGATCCGCTATAAGCTGATTATTCATTTTCTGTTGATCAGCATTCTTCCTTCGATCGGACTTGGGCTGCTGATTGGCTGGACGGTCGACCGGAATGTGGAAGAGCGGACTAATGAGAACACGGTGCAGCTGATCGGCAAAGTCAACGCCGCACTGGAGAATGAGGTGGAGAATCTGCAGAAGATCACCTATCTGATCTCTTTTGATCCCGGGGTGCAGGCCTTTCTGAACGGCTCCATCCAAGATCCGGTGCAGGCTGTCAAATGGGCCGCTGGCGGAGAGCCGGCGGAATATAACATCCGCAAATTTCTTCAGGGCTTCACTACACTCAGCTCTGAGATTGCCGGAATCATGCTGGTGAACCGGGAAGGCGATTTTATCAGCAATGAGATGTACACCCGGCCCGGTACCCTTGTAACAGACGAAGCCTGGTACAGGGAAGCAGCAGCCAATAAAGGGATCTTCAAAATCATCGGCCACCCTTATGGACGTGCGGTAATGTCGCATGTGGACTATAAGGAAAGCGAGGTTGTATCTGCCGTAAGAGCCATTATTGATCCGGAGACGCAGGTGGTTCAAGGGGTCGTGCTGGTCGATTTGAAGCTGCGGGTGATTGCCGAAACGGCCAGAGATGTTACGCTGGGCAAAACCGGCTATCTGACCGTCGTTGATGGCAGCGGGGAGATGATCTATGCTCCGCAGCATCCGATTATGAAAACGATCCCGGAGGGATTGTTCACCGAAACCTCCGGCATTACCTCAGGGACTGTAGCGGGACGCAAGCTGCAGTTGATCTACAGAACCTCGCCTTTTACGGGTTGGACCACGATGGGTGTCTTCCCGATGGAGGAATCGGCGTTTGGGGTACGGGAGATTACCTTTAATGTGGTTACCTTTGTATTTATCGTCTGCATGCTGGGGATGACGGCCTCGTTCTATCTGGCCTATTCGATATCCCGCCCGATCGGCCAATTGGCCTCCTTTATGAGCAAGGCGCAGTCCGGTGATCTGACGATCCGCTACTGGGGCAGCCGCTCCGACGAAATCGGCCTGCTCGGACGCAGCTTCAATTCGATGCTGGCCCAGATTGCCCGGCTGCTCTCGCTGACCGAGCTGCAGGCCCGGCAGAAACGGGAAGCGGAGCTGCGCAGCCTCCAGGCTCATATCAAGCCCCATTTTCTCTATAACACGCTGGATACGATTCACTGGATGGCCCGCAGCAAAGGGGCGGAGGATATTGCCGAGGTGGTTCAATCCTTATCCAAGCTGTTCCGGCTGGGGCTTAGTAAAGGGAGCGATCTTGTTCCGCTGTCCGATGAGCTTGAACATATGGTAAGTTACCTGAAAATCCAGCAGGTCCGGTACAGCAGCAAGCTGGCCTACAGCATTGAAGTGGAGCCGCAGCTTCACGAACTGTACGTGCTCAAGCTGCTGCTGCAGCCGATTGTGGAGAATGCGATCTATCACGGCATCAAGGAGCGGCGGGGTCCAGGGCATATTTCCATTGAGGTGGTCCAGCAGGAGGGAGACTTATGCTTAACGGTTCGCGATGATGGGGCAGGGATAACACCGGAACGGCTCTCTATTCTGAAAGAGCGTCTTGCCGCCGTCGGCAGGAATACCGGTGAGGCTGCAGAAATAGAACAGCCCATGCCGGGAAGTGCGGGCAGCGGCTATGGGATTCTGAATGTGCAGGCCCGCATCAGACTCACTTACGGCGAACCCTATGGACTCGAAATTGAAAGTGAGCGCGGAGCGGGAACGGTAGTGACTGTACGGCACCCGGTTGTTCATAACAGCTATCCGGATAATTAA
- a CDS encoding response regulator — MDSWKVIIADDEAIIRDGIRQCVDWKSLGLQVAAEAEDGEEALELAVQHEVHIALVDLNMPIMHGIELMKRLREQLPDCKIIVITGHDEFSYAQESIRLQVNDYILKPAEPKQLMQVLRGVRDQLIAEKQKNQHLQQASRQILKNFPLLRERFCQEWLDGNLSRSEIMEQLRFLRLPAECPELVGMIRWRWEAQHSGLQEKERQLFLFAIENMVTELLQDYPEVIFRDAAGLIVILLWDAAGEAVLAGVEAVVRSHLKIAVEVGTQAVEGDVTGLAAAYRKCRVNLSREQPLSPLVRRARQYVLEHFNEYGLTLESIAGNLQASPVYLSRLFKQELGASFGTYLTQTRIRKAAQLLHSTELSMSEVAERTGYETQHYFSTAFKKQTGVSPLQFRKGVLPGEEGRGARNEERD, encoded by the coding sequence ATGGATTCCTGGAAAGTCATAATTGCCGATGACGAAGCGATTATCCGTGACGGAATTAGGCAATGTGTGGACTGGAAAAGCTTAGGCCTGCAGGTTGCAGCCGAAGCGGAGGACGGCGAGGAAGCGCTGGAACTGGCTGTCCAGCATGAAGTACACATCGCGCTGGTCGATTTGAACATGCCGATCATGCATGGCATTGAACTGATGAAGCGGCTCCGGGAACAGCTTCCTGACTGTAAAATCATCGTCATCACCGGCCATGATGAATTCTCCTATGCCCAGGAATCGATCCGTCTGCAGGTGAATGATTATATTCTCAAGCCTGCCGAGCCGAAACAGCTGATGCAGGTGCTTCGCGGAGTAAGGGATCAGCTGATAGCGGAGAAGCAGAAGAATCAGCACCTCCAGCAGGCTTCCCGGCAGATACTGAAGAACTTTCCGCTGCTGCGGGAACGCTTCTGCCAGGAATGGCTGGACGGTAATTTGAGCCGGAGTGAGATCATGGAGCAGCTCCGCTTCCTGCGGCTGCCGGCGGAGTGCCCGGAGCTGGTCGGCATGATCCGCTGGAGATGGGAAGCGCAGCACTCCGGGCTGCAGGAGAAGGAGCGGCAGCTGTTTCTTTTTGCCATAGAGAATATGGTGACAGAGCTGCTTCAGGATTATCCTGAAGTCATCTTCAGGGATGCCGCCGGTCTGATCGTCATTCTCCTGTGGGATGCGGCCGGGGAAGCGGTGCTGGCCGGGGTTGAAGCCGTGGTGCGAAGCCATCTCAAGATCGCTGTGGAAGTCGGCACCCAAGCCGTTGAAGGCGATGTCACCGGGCTGGCAGCCGCCTACCGCAAATGCAGAGTGAACCTGTCCAGAGAACAGCCATTGTCTCCGCTGGTCCGCAGAGCAAGGCAATATGTGCTGGAGCATTTTAACGAATACGGGCTTACGCTTGAATCCATTGCCGGCAATCTTCAGGCCTCGCCGGTCTACCTCAGCCGCCTGTTCAAGCAGGAGCTGGGAGCATCCTTTGGCACGTATCTGACTCAGACCCGCATCCGCAAGGCGGCGCAGCTGCTGCATTCCACAGAGCTTAGTATGAGCGAAGTTGCTGAACGCACAGGCTACGAGACCCAGCATTATTTCAGTACAGCCTTCAAGAAGCAGACGGGTGTATCCCCGCTGCAATTCCGCAAAGGGGTGCTGCCCGGCGAGGAGGGCCGTGGAGCCCGTAACGAAGAACGCGATTGA